Part of the Henckelia pumila isolate YLH828 chromosome 2, ASM3356847v2, whole genome shotgun sequence genome is shown below.
aggaatcaatccaaATTTTGGTATTCCGAGAATTCACCACGCAAGCAAACAAGAACAATAATCTCAGTTTCACAAATAAAaccaacgcacacagatcaaaCTCAAACACTCACGCAAAAGCAATAAACaacgcaagtatttacgtggttcggcaagaatttgcctacgtccacgggagagcaacacaaccactttattaatcaccaacagaacaactcaagctcaagaacataccttattacagagatggactcagacaaactatcaagctagatacagacacaATTCAAGCTTAAGGCCTTGAATTTTTTCGTCACAATCTATGCTTAGTTTTttcctccgaaatctctccttCTCTCTcacaatatattctgaagaatttgattttctgttatatTCGTTGCGGTCATCTttcatctgcttatatagagaattaaactggctttcatcttgggctttaggtcaacagtaacttacggcccaattataaagtcaacatggttcAATCCGATAAGCtttcattcatcagtctgatctgctctcgcacttcgatctgcatcgatctgccTGCAAGCTACCAGCTTTACGAAAACtccatctgacttctaaccaagtcacaatactcgagcaatctatctgcatgaactcatctgaagactcatctgaccatcacatcGATCTGATCTCAATATTCGATCtggccatgaactcatctgatcaccgagctcatctgatctgtactattcgatccgatctcttTTCTATTctcattcaatctgatagaagcatacttcaacaatctccaccttgattctttcaggttgaatgttgatctccatcctatccgccttggctaatttccaatcaccacattaactaagttcaaacatttcttgaacttagcataTGGCAATGACTTCGTCATAGCATCTGCAGGATTTTCTTCTGATGTTATCTTCACAAGGATCACATCTCCTCTTTCAATTACATCTCTGACAAAATGCATcttcacatctatgtgtttcgatcgttcatgatagacttggtgtttcgtcaagtgtattgcactttggttgtcacagtgtactacaacttgatcttgttttacaCCCAACTCCGCTATCATCACTTTTAACCACAATCCTTCCTTTATGGCTTCAGTAACAGCTATGAactctgcctcagtggtagaaagGGCAACCACTGACTGTAGATTTGACTTTCAGATGATCGTTGTGccataaaaggtgaacacataaccagtcaatgactttctcgtgtctacgttcccagcaaaatctgaatccacatatccaactaCCGGATCAATTTCATCTTGCTGTTTTTTGAACTTCAACCCCAGCCCCAGCCCAgttgtgtttatgagatatcggAGAATCCACTTTAGAGCTTCCCAATGATATGTCCCAGGATTAGCCATAAATCTTGACACAACACTGATTGTGTATGTCAGATCAGGCCTactacacaccattccatatatgagactccccactccactagcatatggaataccagTCATCTTCCTCTTGTCTTCCTCACTTTCAGGTGACTGATTcgcagatagcttcaaatgTTGTCCCAGAGGGGTCAAAACAGATTTTGCTTGATTCATGTTATACCGCAGAACAACCTTCTTCAAATAGTTCTTCTGACTCAGATGAATCTCCTGTATTTTCTTGTTTCTCACTATGTCCATGCCCAAAATTCTCTTCGCTTCAcccagatctttcatctcaaactctgtgttgagctgttgtttcaaggatgatatctATGTCCTACTTTTACTTGCGATCAAGATATCATTAACGTAAATCAGTAGGTACAAGATAACCTGCCCATCATCATTTTTTAGATAGACGCATCAGTCATATTGATTTCTCACAAAGCCAATaccaatcatgaactcatcaaacctctTGTTCCACTGCCTCGGACTCTGCTTcagcccatacaatgattttctcagtaagcagactttgttctgggttttctgatgtatgaagccctttggttgttccatataaatggtttcatccaggtcaccgtgtagaaacgcagttttcacatccatctgctcaaGCTCCAAGTTGAGCTGGTTCACCAGTGCTAACATAATCCGGATGGAACAATGTTTGACCACTGGAGAATAGACCTCATTAAAATATATCCCTTCTACTTGaccaaaaccctttgcaaccaatcttgctttatacttgatctgatcTGTACCAGGAGTCCTTCCTTCCgtttatagatccacttgcatcTCAATGTCTTTTGATGTTTCGGTCTGTCTACTAACTTCCAGGTTCGATTCTTCTCAAgtgagttcatctcttcattcatagcttcaatccacttgtttttctgtttactcgccatagcttcatcatatgtattcggctctgaatactccacctcctcagctactgtcagtgcataccaagccagatcagcttcaccaaacctcttaaGAGCTCGGATCTCCCTTCTGGTTCAGTCCCTTGCAAGATTATAGGTACTCAAGTCCTCTTTTGGATCACTCgctgtcatatcatcatcttgcaTCTCATCTGACCCTTCATCTGGCACAGAAGACTCCACCTCAATCGATATTTTATCATTCACACTGATCTGACTGTCCTTTCCatctgtattcattttatatcccagtttggattcatcaaacttcacatccctggtgttgaagcactttggacctcttgaATCCAGGTTCCAAACTTTATAACTCTTCACACCATccggatacccaatgaatatacatctgactgtccttgcttccaacttgtcctgtttcagatgagcatatgcAAGACATCCGAATACCCTCAAGTTTGAGTAGTTTGCAGGTGTTCCACTCCACTTTTCCATTGGTGTCTTGAAACCAATCGCACTGGATGGACACCTATTAACCAAATAACACGCAGTAGATAATGTTTCTCCCCAAAAGGACTTAGGAAGAGAAGCATTGATTaacatacatctgaccctttccagaagagttctgttcattctctctGCCAGGCCATTTTGTTTTGGCGTTCCTGCCACTGTTCTGTGTCTGGTAATGTCTTTCTCCTTACATAACTTTACAAACTTATCTCATAAGTATTCCAAcccattatctgttctcaggTGTTTAACTCTTAGATCACTTGTTCTCAACTGCCAGCAGCCATTCTTTGAACTTGTCATATGCTTCATTcttagtctttaagatgaatatccatactcttcttgagtaatcatctatcaaataCATAAATTATCTGTCTCCACCATGATTTCTGtccgagaaggaccccatagatctgaatgaatgtaggccaatggttgctcagttgtgtgacttTCTTGACCAAACGATACTCTTTTTGATTTTTCAAGAGCACAACTATCACACAGCTCAAGTGATTCAATCTTATCTCCACCTAACAGACCCTGTTTAGACAGCTcatgtaatcccttctcacGTACATATCCAAGCCTCAGATGCCATAGCTTGGTTCTGTCCTGTTATTCCTGAATACTTGTTGTACTTCCAATAATCGTGTTACCTTGTAGTACATACAGGAGGTTCCTCTTGACAGCCTTCATAAAAACCAAAGATCCTTTTGACACTGAGATACTGTCTGCtcctgatttgaatgaatatccctgagcatcaaacgttcccaatgatatcaagtttctcttcaactcgggCACATACCTCACCTTGGTGAGTACTCTGTCAATCTcatcatgcatccttattctgatatttCTAGAGCCCTTTATTCTGCATGACTGATTATTCCCCAACAGTACCATGCCCTGATCCGATTCCTCcaatttttcaaaccaagatcttataggacacatgtgaaaagagcatcctgaatccaatatccattcgtggttctgatcacctttagaaaccaccaatacttctgCTGAGTCATATCCATCGGTAGCTACGGCAAGAGTACCATCTTCATTGGGTTTTTCATGTTTCTTCCCTTTCCTTTCCggacaatctcttcgcagatgtcCAACCTTCTGACAAGCATAGCACTTCATATTACCCAAGTTTTTGTTCTGGTATCTTCCTTGACTTTTCGATCTGGACTTTGGCCTGTATTTCCCACTGGATGTCCTCTTATCACTTCTGTCTCTCGCCGTAAGaccttctccatgtgattcagtatttgtgtttgaatttctctgaagttccttggattgaatagcagacataacttcttccaaGGTTATCGTCTGTTCTCTTCCATACAGCAAATCATCTCTGAAATTTTAATGTGCTTTTGGAAGagcattcagaagtatcaaagcccgatcttcatcctcaagctttacttcaatattctccaagtcatccaatatcttggtgaattcttcGATCTGGTCTTCAAGGTTCTTCTCATCCTTATTCACAAAGAAATACAACCTCTATTTCATGTACAGACGGTTAGCCAGGGATTTCTTCATGTATAGATTCTCAAGTTTAAGCCACACAGCCGCTGCAGATTCTTCTCTAGCTACCTCCCGAAGAGGTCTATCTCCCAGACAGAGAATAATTGCACTGTGTGTTTTCTCAAGcaattcatccttgttctttatctcatcggacatctcctccttcttcttaagaGCCTCCACCAATCCTTGTTGTATCAGGATTGCACGCATCTTAATCCTCCAGAGCGTTCTTGCCCGTGAACTTCtcgatatcaaacttcattgattCCACCATTTTTGCTTAGTTTTCCACAGACGAcgccacttgttaggaatcaatccaaAATTTGGTATTCCGAGAATTCACCACGCAAGCAAACAAGAACAATAATCCCAGTTTCACAGATAAAaccaacgcacacagatcaaaCTCAAACACTCACGCAAAAGCAATAAACaacgcaagtatttacgtggttcgccAAGAATTTGCCTACGttcacgggagagcaacacaaccactttattaatcaccaacagaacaacccaagctcaagaacagagcttattacagagatggacTCAGACAAACTATCAAGCTAGATACACACACAATTCAAGCTTAAAGCCTTGAATTTTCCCGTCACAATCTATGCTTAGTTTTTCcctccgaaatctctccttcttctctcacaatatattctgaagaatttgattttctattATCTTCGTTGCGGCCATCTttcatctgcttatatagagaattaaaccgactttcatcttgggctttaggtcaacagtaatttacggcccaattataaagtcaacatggttcAACCCGATAAGTCTTCATTCGTCAGTCTGATCTCCTCTCGCACTTCAATCTGCATCGATCTGCCTGCAAGCTTCCAGCTTTACTGAAACtccatctgacttctaaccaagtcacaatactcgagcaatctatctgcatgaactcatccgaagactcatctgaccatcacatcgatctgatcccaATATTCGATCtggccatgaactcatctgatcaccgagctcatctgatctgtactattcgatccgatctcttTTCTATTCTCATTCAATCTaatagaagcatacttcaacattTAACAAGagtagattttaaaaaaaacacgtaAAACGTATAGGGAGACGTGTTCAGGTCCTTAGGAACTGATATAACTCAAGGATTTCGTATAATTccaaaataagaagaaatttaaTTCAAGAAGAGTTCCCACATACATTGGATTCTTGCTTGCTCCGTGCTTTGAACTTGAGCAGGGGTTGTGCAAACCAAACTTTTATTTTTCATCCAAAGTCAGCTGTTGAGATCTTCCATATAGATTGGTGTACACCATCTTCGTTCTATACACAAGAATCATGCTTAATACAACTGCACAGATGCAAAATCCGGGTATGATCAAGGAACTTAAGAAGAAGCAAATGGCGCCCTTGCACTTGAGCGGTTCATCAGCAGATGAATACATCAAGTGGTGCTGATGAGCTTGTCTTTCTGCCTCTCTGTCGTACAAGCTACTGTAGATTACGCCTGAGAACACTAATGAACCCATCGGGTTTTCTAGAGTGAGAAAATTGTACAAAGCACCAAAACTTCTCAGCCCAAACAACTCTGAGGTACCTGCGGGTACCACAGCCCAGTGTGCCCCGTAGCCAACACCAACAAGAAGAGTTCCCATGTACATTGCCCCCGACCAACCCATAGCGAAGAAGAAATGTCCGACTGCCATTATCACCTGAGCACCGGCCATGGCTGCAGGCCTGGGATATGCATAGTCGTTGTTTTGATCAAGTATACGGTCGTTGTAGTGAGAGAGAATATAAAACAGTTGAAagcatagatttttttttttgaaaagctAGCTGGCATTTTTACCTGACAATTTTCTCGGAGATATAACCACCTCCTACACGGCCAAGAAATTTCCAAATGCTGATCATGGAAACGAATACATGGGTGTCATCATAACCCAAGGACTGGCTCATCTGACCCAAATTATCAATTACTGTTAAACCTGAGCCAGAGCTTAGTAGAAGAGAGGAAAACATAAGCAAAAAATCCGTCTTTGTCAATGCTTCCAATAATGTGCAATCCTCCCCCGTTTGTAGTCTTCGTTTGTTGATTCTTCCAACTCCTTCTACAACTGCTTCGGACAGATCTGCTTGTCGTTCAGCAATCAACCTGTCTCTCTAAAGCAGAAGGCGACTCTACATTTTCCTCGGCTTCAATTTCACCAGCTATAATATCTTGGACATCGTCTTCAGCTCCACAATGTGGTTCAGATAGAAGAGACTCTTCCACTGGTAATCTTGGATCTAGATAAAAACTCAAAGTCGCTGGGATAACAATGGGAATAAATAATATAACTAACAGAATCACCGTGAAAATTGTAACAACGATTTCGCTTAAATCAACTAGATCCTGCACGAGCATTACCCCCCATCAAATAAGCAGCCAAAAGAAGGCATATGCTATAGATAATCGAGAAATTAAACCCATCAGATGACTGTGTTTGCCTGTGACCTCTAACAGGCCTGATAAAGAACATCAGAGCAATTATCACTATTGTTGGCCCAACCACAACCATAAATATAAGTGACGCATGGTCAGTAGAATGGACCAGTGTATAGAACTGTGTCAAGATTGCACCACTCAACCCATCAAAACCCTTGAGTATTCCCACAACAGGACCACGACTTTAGGGAAAGTTTTGCACACAAGAGACCAATGCTGCCGTGTTGAAGTAGGTTTCGCCATTAGCTCCCACAAAAATAAGGATACACATCTAACAATTTgtcaagaaataatgtttcactTCTCAGAAGACGTCAGATGCAAACCAAAGGTCATGGTAGTCATTCGATTCTAAATGAGATTcggtaaataaaaaaacaactgCAGTTGTGCAGCAGATGCCGTGGGTAAAAACAAAATAGAGTGTATATCAGCTTGAAACAAAATCAAGACTTTTTCCTGCATTTGTATAAGGCTTTTTTACAGCAAATTTCTACACGCCAGCCTCCAGTTACGCATGATAAATTTATTCCCCAAAAATCTAGTGACGTGAAAATACAAAGAGAAAAGGTTGAATTTTGACACGAACTTTGATCAAACTGAGGATTGATCGTATAATACTAAATGAATTGAAAAAAGATGATGAAAGACACTAAGCCAACAGTTGAAAAGGACTTGGCCCCTTGTTAAAACATCATACAGAACATTGAGATCAACTCAACATCGCATAAACCacactaaaatcaaaataaaccaAAGATCAACATTTACTGATGATTTCAGATCAACAATAAAAAACAACAATCAAATCGAATGATCAAATGACATTTCATGAGAACAAGCGTAAAAATGATACTCACATCTCATAACGGCAGAACTGGAGCTCTGCCGGTCACAATAAGCCAAATCCAACCGTACCCAACAAAATTCTGTATCACACCAACAAGTAGAGCACCCCACAAGGGCAAAATTTCAGATAAACTTCCAGCGAAAAGTCCGACGCTGCCCCCCAAGTCTTTAGCAACCCCTAAACTCGCAACTTACTTTTGATCGTAGTTTAAAGCACTCTTGATGACAGGTGAAATGCTACCAAACAAATACACAGTTCCAGCCCAAGATTGCATCCACACTGCAGCCACAAAAACCAGCCATCTGCTATGGAAAAATAAATGGATCCTCTCCGTGAAATAACCCATAATCAGCTCTTTAACATCAATCTAAAATTTTGTACTATCATGTGGACTTCTGAAAAAATAGGGGTTATTTGCATATTTTGGTCTGAATGAGTGGAATCTTCACTAAGGATTTAGTGATCGTGAGGGGGTCAACTGTTGAATGGCTGAAGTGAATGAGATTGCAGCCATACACTCCAACTAAGATAAATCCCCACGGATTAATATACATTGTTGCAAAGAAGAGCTAATTATTCCGGCAAGATTAATGGGTGAAAAGGCGTTTGTACTAAtgaaaacaaataattaaaaacatccaaaaaaattaaaaagatcAAACATAAATGAGTCCTATTTTTGTTTCTTGGTTCTTCAAATTGAGACAATCTCTACACTGTTTGTAGTTAATGATTTTTGAAGGGGGAAGAACCAaaataaagttatttttatCGAATCGAGTGTAAGTTTATGATTCATAGTTGTTATTATAAAGCAAACATTTGTGAGCACTCTCCTGATTGGCAGATTATTTCAATTGATTCGAGAAAAACTAGAAAAGAGCCAGCAGTTTAAAGAAATTTTACGATAGCAATTTTACAGAGAATCATAATGCATAAAACCCAAGCAATATAAAATCAAAACCATAGCGTGTGAGGATACATCACAGAAGCTCAAAATTTTGCCAAATAATTTCGATAttacaaacaaaataataaaaaacatgcAGACACAACACCAAGCATACTACGCATCCCACGCCAACCATAAGTTGGTGGCGATAAAAAATATGAAGCAGATACGTGCATATATATAAAGATAATAGCGATAAAAACAACTATATCCCTTCAAACTAACATGCTCTTTTCTCGTTCCAAACATTCTACCAGAGAGGAGTgttttattgctcaaccttgGCCATCTCCAGATCCAGAAAGCCGACCTTTTTTCCCAGTTTAGAACAGAAATCGCAGCTAGTTTACCGTAGAGATCTTCCATAAAGATTAGCATACACTATCTTTGTTCGATACACGAGCACCATACTTAAAACAGCAGCAATGATGCAAAATCCAGACATGATCAAGAAAGTTACGAAGAAGCAAATGGAACCATGGCACTTTGGTTGTTCCTCGAGATATAGGAATCTTGAAAATGAAGTCATCATACTGTGATATGCATGATAACCATTGTGAGCTTGTTTTTCTGCCTCTCTGTCATATATGCTACTGGCGATAAAACCTGAGAATACTAATGAACCTGCCGGGTTTGCTAGAGTGAGAAAATTGTACAAAGCACCGAACTTTTTCAGCCCAAAAAGCTCTGAGGCAGCTGCAGGCACTATTGCCCAGTGTGCTCCGTATCCGACACCGACAAGGAGAGTTCCGACATACATTGCCCCGGGCCAGCCCATTGCGAAGAAGAAATGTCCGAATGCCATTACCACTTGGGCACCGGCCATGGCAGCATGCCTTGGATATGCATAGTCCCTGTTTTGCAGTATATGGTAATTGTAGTGAGAAAAAATACATAACAATTTGTAAACATACacgttgagagaaaaatatagaAACAAGGTACCTAACAATTTTCTCAGAGATGTAGCCACCACCTACACGACCAAGAAAGTTCCAAATGCTGATCATCGAAACAAATACATGGGTGTTTTCATAACCCAAGGATTGGCTCATCTGACCCAAATTATCGATAACAGTCAAGCCAGAACCCGAGCCCAGTAGAAGAGAGAAAAATATAAGCCAAAAATCTGCCTTTATCAATGCCTCCAATAATGTGAAATCCTCCCCTCTATGTGGTCTTCGTTTCTTGATTCTCACAGCACCTTCTGCAGCTGCTTGGGCTAGCTTTGCCTGCAGTTGGGCAATCCTCCTTTGTCTCTCTAAAGCAGGAAGTAAGTCAACCTCTTTTGGCTTTTCATCCTCAATTTCACTAAATATGACGTCTTGACCATCATCTTCACATTTGCCAGCCTCTTGTTTTTCAGATTCAGTTAGAAGTGCCTCTTCGACAGGTAATTTTGGCTCCCGATAAAAACTCAGAGTCACCGGAATAGCAATGGGAATAAACAAAATAACTAGTAGAATGATAGTGAAAATTGTAATTATGGTTTGGTTTAAATCAACTATATCTTGCACCAACATTACTCCCATCAAATAAGCAGCCAAAACAACGCATATGCCATATATAACTGAGAAATTAAACCCATCGGATGACCGTATTTGCTTGTGACCTCCAACAGGCCTGACAATGAACATAAGAGCAATGATCACTATTGTTGGCCCAACCGCAACCATAAATATGAGCGATGCGTGGTCTGGGGTATGCATCAGTGCGTATATTTGAGTCAAGATTGCACCACTCAATCCCGCAAAACCCTTAAGAATTCCCACAACAGGACCACGGCTTTTAGGGAAGTTCTGCACGCAGGAAACCAGTGCTGCTGTGTTGAAATAGGTCTCGCCATTGGTTCCCACAAAGATAAGAATGCACATCTACACATGAACAGATGATAACGATTAAACTTGCTCAATCCTAAACAAAAAATTTCTAGCTACTAAAAAGTTGTGCTTTGCCTtcattttgtaaagaaaaaggaCTTGAGTCAATAGCCAATTACAAACGACAGTAAGCAACAGAGCTTATCTCTGCTTTAAGATACCACATGAACAAATTAACTCTGTTCTCTTGCATATGTATGAAGTCTTTTTAAAGCAAGACTCTGCACTTGGAGTAGGCAAATATAAAACCGCCTAAagataattatcaaattaaaaaaaaatggaaatcaGTAATCCGTCTGTAAAGATAAATCCAAAGTTCACTATCAAGttactttttttaaatataaaaatgacaTCTTTGCGAATTAAAG
Proteins encoded:
- the LOC140884596 gene encoding protein NUCLEAR FUSION DEFECTIVE 4-like, whose product is MMGYFSEGIRSFVNNRWLVFVAAMWIQSCAGIGYLFGSISPVIKRSLNYNQRQVARLGVAKDLGDSVGFLTGALCESLPLWAALLIGVMMNFVGYGWVWLIVSGRAPVLPLWAMCILIFVGTNGETYFNTAALVSCVQNFPKSRGPVVGILKGFAGLSGAILTQIYALMHTPDHASLIFMVAVGPTIVIIALMFIVRPVGGHKQIRSSDGFNFSVIYGICVVLAAYLMGVMLVQDIVDLNQTIITIFTIILLVILFIPIAIPVTLSFYREPKLPVEEALLTESEKQEAGKCEDDGQDVIFSEIEDEKPKEVDLLPALERQRRIAQLQAKLAQAAAEGAVRIKKRRPHRGEDFTLLEALIKADFWLIFFSLLLGSGSGLTVIDNLGQMSQSLGYENTHVFVSMISIWNFLGRVGGGYISEKIVRDYAYPRHAAMAGAQVVMAFGHFFFAMGWPGAMYVGTLLVGVGYGAHWAIVPAAASELFGLKKFGALYNFLTLANPAGSLVFSGFIASSIYDREAEKQAHNGYHAYHSMMTSFSRFLYLEEQPKCHGSICFFVTFLIMSGFCIIAAVLSMVLVYRTKIVYANLYGRSLR